One window from the genome of Emys orbicularis isolate rEmyOrb1 chromosome 10, rEmyOrb1.hap1, whole genome shotgun sequence encodes:
- the TNFAIP8L3 gene encoding tumor necrosis factor alpha-induced protein 8-like protein 3 yields MATKTMANMLIDDTSSEIFDELYKVTREHTRNKKEAHKIMKDLIKVAIKIGILYRNNQFNQEELEIVDKFRKKLNQTAMTIVSFYEVEYTFDRNVLAELLNECKDLVHELVERHLTPRSHGRINHVFNHFADVEFLTALYSLDGDCRPHLKKICDGINKLLDEKVL; encoded by the coding sequence ATGGCTACCAAAACTATGGCTAACATGCTCATCGACGACACAAGCAGTGAAATATTTGATGAGTTATATAAAGTAACTAGAGAACATACAAGGAACAAGAAGGAAGCTCACAAAATTATGAAGGACTTGATTAAAGTGGCAATAAAAATTGGGATCCTCTACCGAAACAATCAATTCAACCAAGAAGAGCTGGAAATCgtagacaaattcagaaagaAGTTGAATCAGACAGCCATGACAATTGTCAGTTTTTACGAAGTAGAATACACCTTTGATAGAAATGTTCTTGCAGAACTTCTGAATGAATGTAAAGACCTGGTGCACGAACTGGTAGAGCGACACCTGACGCCCAGGTCCCATGGGCGTATCAACCATGTCTTCAATCACTTTGCAGATGTGGAATTCCTCACTGCCCTGTATAGCCTTGATGGGGATTGCCGACCACACCTCAAAAAGATCTGTGATGGAATCAACAAACTACTTGATGAGAAAGTCCTTTGA